A window of the Salvelinus alpinus chromosome 25, SLU_Salpinus.1, whole genome shotgun sequence genome harbors these coding sequences:
- the LOC139553515 gene encoding protein RD3-like — MPLFSWMKWSRSERKKAQDEGASTGVSPSCTLIRELLWHVEERECMAREVEQEHKLAHNTAGYPHWLQSYPRLRTLIPASERRQLEHLCAQIHPMHTATVLSRFHDVLASNKILPWELVYVFQQVLRDFLNKEEGEEEEDHMPQPELLGSMEAWTNRYQMKQGFVTPTVPNCGEPQREEIPTISGYVDRTMRDSYPFTTHRVWDLPYYYPVPHNSTEAYSTPL; from the exons ATGCCCCTGTTCAGCTGGATGAAATGGTCGCGTTCTGAACGAAAAAAGGCGCAGGATGAGGGGGCGTCCACAGGGGTATCACCCAGCTGCACACTGATCAGGGAGCTGCTGTGGCACGTAGAGGAGAGGGAGTGCATGGCGCGGGAGGTGGAGCAGGAACACAAGCTGGCCCACAACACCGCGGGATACCCCCACTGGCTCCAGAGCTACCCCAGGTTACGCACGCTGATCCCCGCATCGGAGCGCCGCCAGCTGGAGCACTTGTGTGCCCAGATCCACCCTATGCACACCGCTACGGTGCTCTCCAG GTTCCATGACGTGCTGGCCAGCAACAAGATCCTGCCCTGGGAGCTGGTGTACGTCTTCCAGCAGGTGCTGAGAGACTTCCTCAACAAAGAGGaaggggaagaagaggaggatcaCATGCCGCAGCCAGAACTGCTTGGGTCAATGGAGGCCTGGACCAACCGATACCAAATGAAGCAGGGATTTGTCACACCTACTGTGCCCAACTGTGGTGAGCCCCAAAGAGAAGAGATCCCAACCATCTCTGGCTATGTGGACCGTACCATGAGAGACTCTTATCCTTTCACTACCCATAGGGTCTGGGACCTACCCTACTACTATCCAGTGCCACACAACTCCACAGAGGCCTACAGCACCCCACTGTAA